The nucleotide sequence TGCGGGAACTGACCTGCAGTGTCATGATAGTTGTGGCAGGCCAATCCGAGTTGCTTGAGATTGTTCTTACATTGTGTGCGGCGGGCTGCCTCACGAGCCTGCTGCACAGCGGGCAGCAGCAAAGCGATCAGAACTGCGATGATCGCGATGACGACCAGGAGTTCGATCAGGGTGAATCCACGAAAACGAGTCTTCATTTGTCTAGATTGCTCCGCGTTAACGATGTCGCCAAATATCGCGACTCATACAGTCCTGTCCTCCACGTTGAAGGACACCCATCAGGTGAGCTCAAGGCAACCAATCAGTCGAATGAGAAAGAGAAAATTGCGCTGCTGGTTTTGAGCTGCCTTTCGAACGTCACAGCGGCACGATGTAAATTGCGGCGCGCTGTGATCTTTTCGACCAACCTGAGTTCCTTCGGTAATTCTCAATAGAAACTTCGGATAAGTCAAGGAGAGACGTGTGATGGCCGAAGTCCTTCGGGGAATTCCGTTTTTTTCCGTGCGACCAACCTTGAAATTCGGGTGGAGTTTGTTTCGGTCTGAGTGCGGTCGCGATTCAAATGTTCTTCTGGAGTGTCAGAATCGCACTGGAAACCCGTGAACTTTCGCTGCCCATCATTTGAAAATCCCTTGTCCGGATGGTATCCCACCTTATCTCTGCGGCGCCACGCGGTCCCCTGATTCCCGTCTGGCCACGTCTCACGAGAACGTCACTCACCGTCAATTTGCGACTAAACTACAGAACGGAGTTCTAGCGGATGAGTTCAGACACTCCTCCACAGCAACGAGATTTCGACAACGGAGAAGCACCACGGAAGAAGCGAGGAGTGCCCGAAGGACTCTGGATTCAATGTGATTCCTGCAAAAGTACGGTGTACCGAAAGCAAGTCGAACAAAATCTTTATCTGTGCCCTGATTGCAACCACCATTTCATCGTTCCTGGCCGGGTTCGCATTCAACAACTGCTCGACGAAGACAGCTTCGAAGAATGGTTCACCAACCTCGCTCCGAAAGATCCGCTGGGGTTTGTTGATTCCAAGCCTTACAAGGTCCGTTTGCTGGCGGAACAGAAGAAGACCGGCTTGAAAGACGCGTGTATTGCAGGCCGAGGTTACATGCGAGGGCGACCGCTGGTCTTCGCCCTGACGGACTCTTCTTTCATCATGGGAAGCATGGGATCTGTGGTTGGTGAAATGCTGACGCGGTCCGTCGAGGAAGCCACCCGACTCAAGTTGCCTTTGGTGATCGTGAGCGGATCCGGGGGTGGTGCTCGAATGCACGAGGGGATCCTCTCTCTCATGCAGATGGGGAAAGTCAGTGCCGCACTGGCTCGGTACCAGTCTTCAGGGGGGCTTTTTATCTCGGTACTGACCAACCCGACCATGGGGGGGGTCGCGGCGAGTTTCGCATCGCTGGGTGACATTACCCTGGCCGAACCGAAAGCCCTCGTTGGTTTCGCGGGTCCACGGGTTGTCCGGGCTACCTGCAAAATCGATCTTCCTGCGGGATTTCAGACAAGCGAATTTCTGTTGACACATGGTTTTATAGACAGGATCGTCCCACGCCCTGAGCTGCGTACAGAGATCTCTCGTATCATTGATTACTGTGGTGTGTAGTTCGGTCGCGTTGTTCACCTGCGAGCTGAAATTGGAGCAAGGAAACCCATGTTGCAATTCCTCAAAGCGCTGCTCAAACGCAAGCCCAAGGTGAACAAAGTCGACATCGGGTCGCGCTTTCAACTGATCAGTCGCGTCGGTCAGGGAAGCATGTCGAAAGTCTGGCGTGCGACCGACCGCCGTACAGAGAAGACGGTCGCATTGAAGGTGCTCGACATCGAGAAAACCAAGCGACTGGAATCCCGCTTCTCTCAAATGAAGAGTAAGAAGCCGACGGAAGGGGAGGTTGCAATCACATTGCAGCATCCCCACATCGTCAAAACCTTCGAACATGGAATCACGACGAACAATGAACAGTTCCTCGTGATGGAATTCATCGAAGGAATGTCGTTGAGCTATCTGATTGACGTTCAGAACGACGTCATGAAGAAGAATCGGTTGAAATTCATCGTGGAACTTGGCGAGGCCATCGAACACTTTCACCGACAAAACTGGATTCATCGGGATATCTGTCCGCGCAACATCATCGTCGATCAGTCGCTCAACACGAAGCTGATCGATTTTGGCCTCGTCGTCCCCAATACCGCGGAGTATCAGGCGCCAGGAAACCGTACTGGAACGGCAACCTACATGGCTCCTGAACTCATCAAGCGTCAGAAAACCGACCAGCGCATCGACATCTTTGCGTATGCGGTGACCTGCTTTGAGATGTATACGAAAGAGCTTCCGTGGCCGGGTGGAGAAACGCTCGAAGCTGTCGTGCAGCACATTAACCTGCCCCCCAAAGAACTTCAGAAACTGGTCCCGAGTATCGACCCTCTGGTCGCGGAAACCATCATGAAAGGTCTCGCCGCGCGGCCCAATGAGCGCTGGTCCACCATGGGACAGATGCTGAAACCGCTGCGTGAAGCACTCCACAATTCGCAAAGTCAGTAAAACAAAACCGCCACTATCGTTTGACAAGCGGTATCTCCCTGATATTCTGCATACCACCCAGACGGGACAATCAGACAATTCTCCCCAATCTGACATTTTGAAAATTGTCTCTCGGCGACAGTTCTTCTCAGAACTGCGAGGGAAGGATTGGAGGGGCCGAAGGTCGGCTTCTCCAGGTTCAGCACCCGTGATCGCTTTGAAGGAGTTTACTTATGAGTCGTGCCCTTGGTCTGTTGGCCGCAGTTGCTGTTGTTTTTTCAGCTGTTTCTTCGGTCGAAGCCGGCCGTGGCTGCCGCAACGCATGCCGTCCTGCCCGAGTTCACCATCACCGAGCTCGTTGCTGTCCAGCACCGACCTGCGCAGCACCAGCAGTAAGCTGTGCCGCTCCAGTTGCAACCTGCAACAGCTGCTCAACCGTTAGCGCTGTTCCAACCTGCAGCAACGGCTGCAGCTCCACCACCGTTGTTTCGGGCGGCTGCCCAGGTGGTTGCAGCGCTGCTCCAGCAACCGTCATCTCGACCGGTTCACCTTCGTACGCCGCTCCTGTCCAGAACGCTCCAGCTCCTCCAGCTGAAGCTCCAAAGCCAGCCGACGCTCCGAAGCCAGCTGAAGCTCCAGCTCCAGCTCAGTAATTTCCGCATCGCAGGAATGACTGAAATTCAAAGGGTTCGTACTGAATACTCAGTGCGAGCCCTTTCTTTTTTTACTTGTTGCCAGCAAATTGAACGGAAAACCCAATTACGGAGGATTCATGCTCGAGTACGTCCAAACCGCAGAAGAAGCCGCACGACGCGCGGGCCATGTTTTGAGGGCCTGGTCTTCAAAGTTCACTGTTCGAGAGAAAAGTCGATCGAATCTGGTGACCGAGGCGGATGAAGCTGCGCAAGCGGCGATCTTCGATTTTATTCGGGGACGGTACCCGCAGCATGCCTTCTGTGGCGAAGAAGGGCTGTCGGTGACCGACACCGACTCTCCGTATCGGTGGGTCATCGATCCCCTCGACGGAACAACCAATTACGTTCATGGCTTTCCGTATTACTGCGTCTCGATCGGTCTGGAATGCCGCGGCGAAGTGATTGTCGGCGCCGTGTTCGATCCTGTGCACGATGAGATGTTTCTGGCGGTCAGAGGGGAAGGGGCCAGTCTGAACCGACGTCCGCTACGGTGTTCGGGGGTGACGGAGTTGTCACAAGCGCTCCTCATTGCCAGCCTGCCCGTCGCAACGACCGGATCCGAGGATGCCGTCCGCCGCTTTCTCAATGTGCTCCCCCACGCTCAGTCCGTACAAAGAACCGGGTCTGCGGCACTCAACCTCGCCTATATCGCCGCGGGACGACTCGAAGGATTCTGGTCCACCAGCCTGAAGCCATGGGATATGGCTGCGGGAATTCTGCTGGTGGAAGAAGCGGGCGGACGTGTTTCCAAGATTGATGGATCCCCGTTCCAGCTCGAACAGCCGAACCTGCTCGCGACAAACGGTTCTGGAATTCACGACGAGTTACTACCGATTCTCGTGTGATCCTGCCAGCGGATCTCAGTTTGGCAGTAACCCGCTTGAGTTTCTCCAGGTATGGACCAGCAGCGCTCGTATGCGGGCTCGCTCCGGCTCGCATACTCTTTAGCTCGTTGAGACAGCCCGAGCCGTGACTTAGTGGGACGACACGTGCATCCGAATTCCAATTGCGTACGGGCTCGAAGCCATGGGACTGAACAGAAAACCTGCGTTGAAACAGCCGTGAGGCAACTTCGCAACCTGCTACAGAATTCCTTCGCCCCATTCCTCCTCAGCAGGCTCTACGGGAATCTCTTCAGGGACCGGGGCAGGGGGAGCAACCAGTTCACTCTCTGGTTTAGCGCCGGCTGCCTTGATCTCAGGCTCCTGGTCGCGCGCGATTGCCGGCTTAATGATCGTGGCGGCAGGCCGCGTTGGCTGAGGTGGAGTTGGTTCGATTCCGAAATCAATCGGACGTCGCTCGACATCGCTGGGGCGCTGGAGTGGACGAGGTGTCTGGATCCGTTCCGACACGATCTGCATCCAGCGATCGGGTTGGCAGTCACACTGAAGCGACGTGATCTCGCCCCCGAGCTTGCGTTCGCGTCCACACTGCGAGCATCGCCAGGTTCTTCTGACATCTCCTGCGGTTTTGTAACCAGGCCCTCGCATCCTTCGACACCTTTCACATCAATATTTCAATCCGTCGCCGGGATGCCGATCGCTGGCACCGAGATTCCCGTCGGCATCCCGGCTCATGACTGCAGCCCCCCCGAACGTCCACTTGAATTCGCTTCGGGTTTCAGGGAAACGAAGGATATCAAACGGAAACAGTCAGGTCTCTACCCGTTGTTCGAACCTGAAATTAGAATAGCTTGTCATAGAATACTGATTCGGCTCTGACAAATCAAAATTCCTCAAACGGACATTGCATGACATCACGTCGCATGCTTGTGACTTCGGCATTGCCCTACGCCAATGGCCACATCCACTTGGGCCATCTCGTTGAGTACATCCAGACAGACATCTGGGTTCGCTTCCAGAAGCTGCGCGGCCACCGGTGCATCTACATTTGCGCTGATGACACGCACGGCACCGCGATCATGATCCGTGCCCGACAGGAAGGCCGTAGCGAAGCTGCGCTCATTGCTGATATGCGTGAATCGCATCTGAGAGATTTCACAGGGTTTGGAATTGCTTTCGACAATTACGGCAGCACGCATAGCGACGCGACGCGAAAGATTTGCCACGAGGTCTGGGCCGCGCTGCGGTCTGCTGGGCTCATTGTGGAAAAAGACGTGTCCCAACTCTTCGACCCTGTCGAGAAGACCTTTCTCGCCGACAGGTTCGTAAAGGGAACGTGTCCGAAATGTCACGCCCCCGATCAATATGGCGACAACTGTGAGAAATGCGGATCGACGTACAGTCCTGCCGATCTCATCAACCCCGTCAGCACGCTCTCAGGAGCCACGCCTGAACTGCGTACCGCCAAACACCTGTTTGTCGAGATTGAGCAACTGCGAGACTGGCTGACGGAATGGACTCAATCCGGTGATCATCTGCAGGACGAAGTTGCGAATTACCTGAAGGGACACTTTCTCGGCGAACCGTTACGGAACTGGGACGTCTCGCGACCTGCCCCGTACTTTGGTTTTGAGATCCCCGACAGTCCGGGGAACTACTGGTACGTCTGGTTTGATGCCCCGATCGGGTACATCGGGTCTACCGCAGAATGGTGCGAACGTACTAACGAGAATCTTGATGACTGGTGGAAGAATCCCCAAACGGAAATTCACCATTTCATTGGTAAGGACATTACTTACTTCCATACCCTCTTCTGGCCCGCCATGTTGAAAACGGCGGGACTTAACCTGCCGAAAAAAGTCCACATTCACGGTTTTCTCACCGTGAACGGCGAAAAGATGTCAAAATCCCGCGGGACGTTCATCCAGGCGTCGACGTACTTGCAGACGCTCGATCCGGCCTATTTGCGTTACTACTACGCCTCGAAGCAGGGATCACGTCTGGACGATCTGGATCTCAACCTCGAAGAATTTGTCAACAAGGTCAATTCGGATCTGGTCGGCAAGGTGGTCAACCTGGCAAGTCGCACCGCTCGATTTGTCGAAGCGACCGGATTGTCAGAGGTCTATCCCGACGACGGCGGGCTGTTCGCAGAGGGCGCCGCTCAGTCTGAAGCCATTGCCTCAGCTTACGAAGCGTGTGACTTCAACGCGGCCATGAGAACCATCATGGCACTGGCAGACCGGGCAAATCAGGATGTCGAACAGACGGCCCCGTGGACGCTCAAGAAGGATCCCGGCAAGGCTGCTGAACTGCAGCAGGTCTGTACGGTGACACTCAATCTGTTTCGGCAGATTGTCGTGTACCTTTCCCCCGTCTTGCCGTCGCTCGCAGAGCAAGTCGGCAAGTTATTCCAGCAACCGATTACGAATTGGAACGATGCTCAGACGCCGCTGCTTGGAACGCGGGTCTCGAAGTTTGAACACCTTATGAAGCGAGTCGAACTCGCACAGGTCAATGCCATGATTGAAGCCGGTCAACAGTCCGTCCCCGAAACCGCAGGTGCCGCACAACCTGCTGAGTCCGCACCGGTCTCGCAGTGGAACGATGGTCCCGAAGCGCTCGCCCACGAACCGCTCCTTGCCGAACATTGCACCATCGACGACTTCACGAAGGTGGATTTGCGGGTCGCTCGAATCGTTGCAGCGAACGCCGTCACCGGCGCCGACAAATTACTGCAACTCACCTTGAGCATGGGTGGCGACGGGACGCGAAATGTCTTCGCAGGAATCAAGAGTGCCTATGCCCCAGAAGATCTGATTGGACGTCTGGTCATTTTCTGCGCTAACCTCGCGCCCCGAAAGATGAAGTTCGGAGTCAGCGAAGGAATGGTCCTCGCCGCAGGCGCAGGGGGAAAAGAGATTTACCTGCTGAATCCGGACAGCGGAGCCAAGCCGGGCCAGCGAGTTCACTAAATTGATGAGCCCATCGGCGTGTAGATTGCGGACCAGAGTCGAGCAGGACTCTGGTCCTTTTCTCTGCCCCCAGTTCCCCCAATAGCAAAGTCCTCATCGCCATGACGAATCGCCCCATGGAGTCAGAGAAATTTCGTTGTCCCTGGGCGCAGGCGGATGAGTACGTCGCCTATCATGATCAGGAGTGGGGAGTTCCCGTCCACGATGATCGGTTACTGTTTGAATTCCTGATCCTGGAAGGAGCCCAGGCGGGGCTGAGCTGGATCACAATTCTCAAGAAACGCCCCGCCTATCGCCGACTGTTCGATGATTTCGATCCCGCTGTCGTCGCAGGGTATGACGAGGCCAAGTTCGAAAGTTTGATGAGCGACGCCGGAATCGTACGAAACCGGCTGAAGATTCAATCGGCAATTGGCAACGCGGCCGCCTTTCTGGAAGTCCAGCAGGAATTCGGTAGTTTCGATCGCTTCATCTGGGATTTTGTCGGCGGTCAGCCTTTGCAGAACCGGCGTCAATCTCTCGCCGATGTCCCGGCGAGTACTCCCGAGTCGGATGCCATGAGCAAATCGCTCAAAAAACGTGGTTTTCGATTTGTCGGGACCACGATCTGTTACGCGTTTATGCAGGCGGTCGGTATGGTGAACGATCATCTGGTGACCTGCTATCGCCATCGTCAGCTTCACCCAAAATAAGATTCACCTCGTGAATGATTCTGTTGCCGAGTGGGCTGTCTGCATTCGCAGAGGCAATCCGCAGAGGCACTGATGAGAGCTGTCCGGCAACCGGTTGCTTCTGATGAAAGGCACCCCCTGCTAAGCCCGGAATGAGCGTGAGGTGGATCAGCCGTCGACTAAGGGCCGTCATGCGGTTTCGGAATTTGAAGAAATATTCTCGCAACGACGGCGCGAGAGCCGCACCTGTGCACCTCTGTGCACAACGCTTCCTCTGAACGATCCGAGCAGCACATCGCGGACGTAAAGGGCTGCATTCCCGCATCGCGTCTGCGACCCGCAATTTTTGCCTGCGATAGTATCCGGATTATTGAAGGGGTACGATTTTCAGCAGTGATCACTCAACTTACACCTGCCGATGTGCGATGGCCGACCAAATTCGGCCCAAACCGCTCAGAGGCATTTCTTAGGAGACATGAATGACGATCAAACGTTGGACTCCTGTGGCAGGAAGCATTCTCCTGCTGGGGGTGGGAGTCTTTGAGTCGACCCGGTGGCAGACCGCTCATTCGCAGGAAAAGCCCAGCTCGCAGCAGAAGCCTCTCACCACGACCTCTGAACCCATCGTGGAAACGCTGAAAGCACTGGCGCTGAAATTCGAAAAGGCATTCAACGCGGGTCGTGCGCAGGAGATTGTGACGCTGTTCGCTCCGACGGCGGAAGTGATCGATGAAGAGGGTGACGTCATTCAGGGCCGCCCCGCCATCGAGGCCAGATTTGCGGAGTCATTCAAGAGTTACCCAGAGGCACAGATTCAGATCGAAGTAACGTCAGCGCGGCAGTTGAATCCGTTTCTGGCGATCGAAGAGGGGACCAGCACCCTGACACTGGAACCGGCAGAGCCTCCGGTTCGAAACCGATATACGGTGATCCACGTTAAGAGCGACGGCGTCTGGCAATTCGCCAGTGTCCGGGATTTTCCGGCTGAACAACTGGAAACAGCTCACGACCACTTACTGCAGCTCGGCTGGTTGGTGGGCCAGTGGGTGGATGAAAGTCCCGAAGGGCGTGTCGAGTCCACCGTGCGGTGGTCAGAAGACAAGAACTATCTGTTGCAGGAATACGTTGCTCGAAATCGCAATGGGCGCGAGCTACGGGGAGTGCAGCGGATCGGCTATGACCCCCTGCGAAAGACCATTCGAGCGTGGGCCTTTGATCACAGCGGTTCGTTTGCCGAATCCGTCTGGACGCCTGTCGAAGGTGCCTGGGTGATTGCTGCAGAAGGAGTCACGGCGGCAGGCCTTTCTGCGCATGCCACGCGGGTTCTGACGCCATTGACGACCGACTCGTATCAGCTTGATTCCTCAGGGCAGGTTGTCGGTGGGGAGAGGCTGCCCGATTCGTCGATTCGTGTCGTCCGCCTGCCTCCCCGACCGGCTGAGTAGTCACGTCAGTTTGACGACTTCCCGATGATTGAACGGACGATTCCAAGTACCCCGAAAATCAACTCAAAGAGCATGACTATGAATCATCGAGCGTTTCCTCAGTGGCTTCGCTATGGGTTAACAACGGTCCTCATTTTTTCCATCGCGGGAGCCGGCCCGGCTCTTGGGCGTGGAGGAGGCGGTCGAGGTGGGGGATTCGGAGGCGGAGGAGGCGGTTTCCGCGGCGGAAGCCCGGGAGGGTTTGGAGGCGGAGGTGGACGCGGCTTTGGAGGCGGAGGCGGAGGTGGACAATTCGGCGGGGGGTCGACCGGCGGGCGGTAATTTTGGGGGCGGAAACTTTGGGGGCGGTGACCGGTCCTTCGGAGGTGGAGTTGGCGGCGAAAGACCCATCGGTGGAGGCAGCTACGGGGGCGGATTTGGTGGAGGACGTCCTGGCGAATTCGGTGGTGGAATCAACCGTCCCTCCATCGGCAGTGCACCGTCATTCGACCACAATTTTGGCGGGGCCGGCCGGGGGTCCATTCCGATTGACGCTGGCGGCATAGGGGGCAACCGGGGAATTGGATCGCGTGATGGCATCGGTTCCGGAGTCGGAATTGGGTCGAAGGGAGGATTTGGCGAGCGCCCGTTGACCGGTAATGACGGAGGGCTCGGCAATCGAGGTGCACGTTTACCTGGTTTGGATCAAGGAGGGTTCGGTTCAAGACTTCCCAATCAAGGGGCGGGACTGCAGGACCGGATGTCAAATCACCCCCGGTCGACAGAAGACCGGCGATCTGATCTGAACCAGCGAATGGCCAATGGTCGTCAGGACTGGCAGAACCACATTCAAAATCGGCAACCCGGCAACTACGATCACTTCAACGGACGCCACGAGGACTGGCAGAACTTCACCAACTCCTATCACTACCACTATGGAGCGTGGTACCACGGCTGCTGGCATGGAGGCTGGTATGGAGGATTTGGCTGGGGCAACTGGAACAATCTCTGGAACCGTTACCCTGTCGCGGCAGCCTTCGGACTGACGGCCTGGGGAATCAATCGCATGGCCTACGGATTCGGGTATTTCCCCTACGTGAACCCCTACTACACCCCCGCGATCGTTGGGACGGCCGGCTACGATTACTCGCAGCCCCTCGTGAGTTACGCTGACAGCGATCCGGGCACGGGATTCGGTACGTCAGTCCCATCCGGCGGTACGGTCGCAGATTCGGGAGTGAGTGATTCTGCAATCGGAGTAACGAATTCACAGCCTTCGCCTGACGATCCCGGTATGACGGCCTTCAGCAGTGCGCGCTCTTCGTTCTATAACGGCGACTATCCATCAGCTCTCAAGTACCTGGACACGACACTCAAGACGATGCCGCGTGATGCAGTCGTGCATGAATTTCGAGGTCTTGTTCTCTTCGCCACGAAGAGTTACCCCGAAGCGGCCGCCGCCATCTACGCTGTTCTTTCCGCAGGCCCCGGCTGGGATTGGGCCACGATGATCAGCCTCTATCCCAATGTGGACGTCTATACGCAGCAACTTCGACAACTTGAGGCATTCACAAAATCAAACCCAGACTCGCCGGACGGACATTTTCTGCTCGGGTATCACTACCTGACGACCAACTTTCCCGAGGCTGCCGGGAAGCAGTTTGCACTTGCAGCGAAATTGCTTCCAAACGACCGGCTGCTCTCGCAACTCGTCAGTATGACCAGCCCGACTGATGCGGCGAAACCCGCTGAGACAGTTACCGCACCGACTCCTATCCCACCTGAAAAACTGCTGACGACAGATAAACTGGTGGGATCCTGGAAGGCAAGCGGCAACGGGGCAGACTTCACACTCGAGATGACAAAAGAAGGAAAGTTCGTCTGGACCTGCGTGCGAGGTAAGGACACCCAGACCGCGAAAGGGGTGTTCGCCGTTGATCAGAACAATCTCGCCATGCAGCCCGACACCGGAGGGACGATGCTGGCAGAAATTGATTTTCAGAGTTCCGCGCAGTTCAACTTCAAGATGATTGGCGGCGATGCCAATGATCCAGGATTGAACTTCACCAAGTAACCCGCACGTGATCCCGACCACTGCGCGCTGAAGTGGCTTCCCTTACGGGTGCTGCTTCAGCGTCATTTTTTTGGTGGCGCCTTCCGAACGCGAGGAAACCGATTCTTCCTGTCAGATCGAGTAATCCGGCGCCGGTGGCATGAAGACACGAACCCTTCGAGCGGCAACATACACCCGGTCACCGGGATTCAGTCGTAATTCGGCATACCTCTCGAGATTCAGGTCAACATTCAACGCCAGACCGAACTGTTCCGAGAAGACACGCACTTTGGCGACCGAACCGGCCGGATTCACCTGCATGACCCGGACTTCCAGACTCGAGGTCCCGCAGGGGGCGTGGGAGATATCGAGTTCGTGAGGACGGACGTAAGCCGTCGCGATTCGGGATTCGGCATGCGGGTACTCGGGATACTCGATGTTGAGTGCCCCCAGCATGGCCATGCCGTTCTCGACACGGCCGTGGAACACGTTCACGTTGCCGAGAAAGTCCATTACAAACGGTGTCGCGGGATGGTCGAAGACCTGCTGAGGCGTCCCTGCTTGCTCGATGTGACCGGACTTCATAACGACGACGCGATCAGCCACTTCGAACGCTTCTTCCTGGTCGTGCGTGACGAAAACCGTCGTCAGATGAATTTCATCATGGAGTTGTCTGAGCCATTGGCGAAGTTCCTGTCGGACCTTGGCATCGAGTGCGCCGAATGGTTCGTCGAGCAACAGAATTCTGGGCTGCACCGCCAGAGCACGAGCGAGGGCGACACGTTGCCGCTGACCTCCTGACAGTTGCGAAGGGTAGCGTGAGTTGAGGCCTTCCAGACGAACGAGGTGCAAAAGTTCGTGGACCCGCTTTTCGATTTCCGAGTTCGGCCGATGGCGGACCCGCATCCCGAAAGCGACGTTCTCAAACACCGTCATGTGGCGGAACAGGGCGTAGTGCTGAAATACGAATCCGACCTGCCGGTCTTTGGGCGATTGCTGAGTGACGTCTTCATCCTGATACAGGACAGTGCCACTGTCGGCTGTCTCTAGACCCGCAATGATGCGAAGCAGTGTCGTCTTGCCCGAACCAGACGGACCTAACAACGCGAGCAACTCGCCACTGGGCGCTTCCAGACTGACGTCGTCGAGTGCGGTGAAATTCCCGAATTTCTTGATTAGGTTCTTGACGACGATGCTCATGAGACAATCCGGTGGAAGAGGAAGTACGAGAAGAGTTTTCTTGCGGAGGCTGTTTCTGCGAAACCGACTACTCGATCTGATGAATCTTGGCTGCTTCACGCAGATCAGTTTGCGTCTTCCGTTCCAGCGCGATTTTGATGAACAAGGTGACAAGTGCAAGCAGAGTCAACAGGGACGCCGCAGCGAAAGAAGCCGCGTAAGTCTCGGATGATCCCCCTTCGAAGAGGGTGTTGACACGGATTGGCAACGTTTCGGTTTTATTGATGATCCGTCCGGAAACAACGTAGACGGCCCCGTATTCACCCATTGCGCGGGCGTTACAGAGGATAATCCCGTACAGCAGCCCCCACTTCATATTGGGCAG is from Schlesneria sp. DSM 10557 and encodes:
- a CDS encoding SgcJ/EcaC family oxidoreductase, yielding MTIKRWTPVAGSILLLGVGVFESTRWQTAHSQEKPSSQQKPLTTTSEPIVETLKALALKFEKAFNAGRAQEIVTLFAPTAEVIDEEGDVIQGRPAIEARFAESFKSYPEAQIQIEVTSARQLNPFLAIEEGTSTLTLEPAEPPVRNRYTVIHVKSDGVWQFASVRDFPAEQLETAHDHLLQLGWLVGQWVDESPEGRVESTVRWSEDKNYLLQEYVARNRNGRELRGVQRIGYDPLRKTIRAWAFDHSGSFAESVWTPVEGAWVIAAEGVTAAGLSAHATRVLTPLTTDSYQLDSSGQVVGGERLPDSSIRVVRLPPRPAE
- the accD gene encoding acetyl-CoA carboxylase, carboxyltransferase subunit beta, with amino-acid sequence MSSDTPPQQRDFDNGEAPRKKRGVPEGLWIQCDSCKSTVYRKQVEQNLYLCPDCNHHFIVPGRVRIQQLLDEDSFEEWFTNLAPKDPLGFVDSKPYKVRLLAEQKKTGLKDACIAGRGYMRGRPLVFALTDSSFIMGSMGSVVGEMLTRSVEEATRLKLPLVIVSGSGGGARMHEGILSLMQMGKVSAALARYQSSGGLFISVLTNPTMGGVAASFASLGDITLAEPKALVGFAGPRVVRATCKIDLPAGFQTSEFLLTHGFIDRIVPRPELRTEISRIIDYCGV
- a CDS encoding tetratricopeptide repeat protein — translated: MDAALEAEAEVDNSAGGRPAGGNFGGGNFGGGDRSFGGGVGGERPIGGGSYGGGFGGGRPGEFGGGINRPSIGSAPSFDHNFGGAGRGSIPIDAGGIGGNRGIGSRDGIGSGVGIGSKGGFGERPLTGNDGGLGNRGARLPGLDQGGFGSRLPNQGAGLQDRMSNHPRSTEDRRSDLNQRMANGRQDWQNHIQNRQPGNYDHFNGRHEDWQNFTNSYHYHYGAWYHGCWHGGWYGGFGWGNWNNLWNRYPVAAAFGLTAWGINRMAYGFGYFPYVNPYYTPAIVGTAGYDYSQPLVSYADSDPGTGFGTSVPSGGTVADSGVSDSAIGVTNSQPSPDDPGMTAFSSARSSFYNGDYPSALKYLDTTLKTMPRDAVVHEFRGLVLFATKSYPEAAAAIYAVLSAGPGWDWATMISLYPNVDVYTQQLRQLEAFTKSNPDSPDGHFLLGYHYLTTNFPEAAGKQFALAAKLLPNDRLLSQLVSMTSPTDAAKPAETVTAPTPIPPEKLLTTDKLVGSWKASGNGADFTLEMTKEGKFVWTCVRGKDTQTAKGVFAVDQNNLAMQPDTGGTMLAEIDFQSSAQFNFKMIGGDANDPGLNFTK
- a CDS encoding inositol monophosphatase family protein produces the protein MLEYVQTAEEAARRAGHVLRAWSSKFTVREKSRSNLVTEADEAAQAAIFDFIRGRYPQHAFCGEEGLSVTDTDSPYRWVIDPLDGTTNYVHGFPYYCVSIGLECRGEVIVGAVFDPVHDEMFLAVRGEGASLNRRPLRCSGVTELSQALLIASLPVATTGSEDAVRRFLNVLPHAQSVQRTGSAALNLAYIAAGRLEGFWSTSLKPWDMAAGILLVEEAGGRVSKIDGSPFQLEQPNLLATNGSGIHDELLPILV
- a CDS encoding DNA-3-methyladenine glycosylase I, with translation MESEKFRCPWAQADEYVAYHDQEWGVPVHDDRLLFEFLILEGAQAGLSWITILKKRPAYRRLFDDFDPAVVAGYDEAKFESLMSDAGIVRNRLKIQSAIGNAAAFLEVQQEFGSFDRFIWDFVGGQPLQNRRQSLADVPASTPESDAMSKSLKKRGFRFVGTTICYAFMQAVGMVNDHLVTCYRHRQLHPK
- the metG gene encoding methionine--tRNA ligase; this encodes MTSRRMLVTSALPYANGHIHLGHLVEYIQTDIWVRFQKLRGHRCIYICADDTHGTAIMIRARQEGRSEAALIADMRESHLRDFTGFGIAFDNYGSTHSDATRKICHEVWAALRSAGLIVEKDVSQLFDPVEKTFLADRFVKGTCPKCHAPDQYGDNCEKCGSTYSPADLINPVSTLSGATPELRTAKHLFVEIEQLRDWLTEWTQSGDHLQDEVANYLKGHFLGEPLRNWDVSRPAPYFGFEIPDSPGNYWYVWFDAPIGYIGSTAEWCERTNENLDDWWKNPQTEIHHFIGKDITYFHTLFWPAMLKTAGLNLPKKVHIHGFLTVNGEKMSKSRGTFIQASTYLQTLDPAYLRYYYASKQGSRLDDLDLNLEEFVNKVNSDLVGKVVNLASRTARFVEATGLSEVYPDDGGLFAEGAAQSEAIASAYEACDFNAAMRTIMALADRANQDVEQTAPWTLKKDPGKAAELQQVCTVTLNLFRQIVVYLSPVLPSLAEQVGKLFQQPITNWNDAQTPLLGTRVSKFEHLMKRVELAQVNAMIEAGQQSVPETAGAAQPAESAPVSQWNDGPEALAHEPLLAEHCTIDDFTKVDLRVARIVAANAVTGADKLLQLTLSMGGDGTRNVFAGIKSAYAPEDLIGRLVIFCANLAPRKMKFGVSEGMVLAAGAGGKEIYLLNPDSGAKPGQRVH
- a CDS encoding serine/threonine protein kinase, with product MLQFLKALLKRKPKVNKVDIGSRFQLISRVGQGSMSKVWRATDRRTEKTVALKVLDIEKTKRLESRFSQMKSKKPTEGEVAITLQHPHIVKTFEHGITTNNEQFLVMEFIEGMSLSYLIDVQNDVMKKNRLKFIVELGEAIEHFHRQNWIHRDICPRNIIVDQSLNTKLIDFGLVVPNTAEYQAPGNRTGTATYMAPELIKRQKTDQRIDIFAYAVTCFEMYTKELPWPGGETLEAVVQHINLPPKELQKLVPSIDPLVAETIMKGLAARPNERWSTMGQMLKPLREALHNSQSQ